In a single window of the Aridibaculum aurantiacum genome:
- a CDS encoding dicarboxylate/amino acid:cation symporter: MHDSQPSKKNRLTLYIIIALVLGIGLGFFLNLNYVAEENTTLATSEAKLKELNSSIRNATDTTSAAFRSLLAQKAEQASIKNEVLAARDKKVEPFSILADIFLRLIKMIVAPLVFSTLVVGVAKVGDIKAVGRIGGKTLLWFVSASLLSLALGMVLVNIFQPGIAMNLPVPELGEETGIKRAVFSLKDFLYHIFPASVFEAMAKNEILQIVVFSLFFGVATAAIGEPGQLVIKAFDAIAHVILKVTGYVMNLAPLAVFGAMTAIIAKQGIGILTTYSIFIGEFYLGLLILWLVLMLAGGLFIGKRVITLVKRVREPAILAFSTSSSEAAFPKTMMELERFGCKDKIVSFVLPLGYSFNLDGSMMYMTFASLFIAQSYGIQLDFGTQVSMLLVLMLTSKGIAGVPRASLVVIAGTLATFNIPEAGLALLLGIDPLLDMGRSATNVIGNSIATAVVSKWENSLEGNVDPIIDID, encoded by the coding sequence ACTCGCCACTTCAGAAGCAAAACTGAAAGAGCTGAATTCCTCTATCAGGAATGCAACGGATACTACTTCGGCAGCATTTCGTTCGCTGCTGGCACAAAAGGCCGAGCAAGCTTCTATAAAAAATGAAGTGCTTGCTGCCCGCGATAAAAAAGTAGAACCTTTTTCTATACTTGCCGACATCTTCCTTCGCCTTATAAAAATGATTGTAGCGCCACTTGTATTTAGTACGTTGGTGGTAGGTGTAGCTAAAGTTGGCGATATAAAAGCTGTAGGTAGAATTGGTGGAAAGACTTTGTTATGGTTCGTGTCTGCATCATTACTTAGCCTGGCGCTGGGTATGGTGCTGGTAAATATATTTCAACCCGGTATTGCTATGAACTTGCCTGTGCCTGAGTTAGGCGAGGAAACTGGGATCAAAAGAGCTGTATTTAGCCTAAAGGATTTCCTGTATCATATCTTCCCTGCCAGTGTATTTGAAGCTATGGCCAAAAATGAGATACTGCAGATTGTAGTGTTTTCATTGTTTTTTGGTGTGGCTACAGCAGCTATAGGCGAACCAGGCCAATTGGTTATAAAAGCCTTTGATGCTATTGCGCATGTTATTTTAAAAGTAACAGGCTACGTGATGAACCTTGCGCCGCTGGCTGTTTTTGGAGCTATGACAGCTATCATTGCAAAACAAGGTATAGGCATTCTTACCACTTATTCCATATTCATTGGTGAATTTTACCTGGGGCTACTCATATTGTGGCTGGTGCTCATGCTGGCAGGTGGTCTGTTTATAGGTAAAAGAGTAATTACTCTGGTAAAGCGTGTTCGTGAGCCTGCCATACTTGCATTTAGTACATCAAGTAGTGAGGCTGCATTTCCTAAAACGATGATGGAACTGGAGCGATTTGGATGTAAGGATAAGATTGTGAGTTTTGTATTGCCGCTGGGTTATTCATTCAATTTGGATGGCAGTATGATGTACATGACATTTGCTTCGTTATTCATTGCGCAGTCCTACGGCATCCAACTTGATTTTGGTACACAGGTAAGTATGCTGCTGGTACTAATGCTTACAAGTAAAGGTATAGCTGGTGTGCCACGTGCTTCGCTGGTAGTTATTGCTGGTACTTTGGCAACATTCAATATACCAGAAGCAGGATTGGCCTTATTATTAGGCATAGATCCATTGCTTGATATGGGCAGAAGTGCTACCAATGTAATTGGTAATAGTATTGCTACCGCTGTAGTAAGCAAGTGGGAAAATTCACTGGAAGGAAATGTAGACCCTATAATAGATATTGATTAA
- a CDS encoding DedA family protein encodes MFDIFLVTFRDLLNPEFYIQNGGLWLLLFIVFAETGLFAGFFLPGDSLLFVAGIYSFELANEIITTNNEYMALLVLMALITVAGVIGNTVGYWFGSKSGPYLFRRKDTFFYKKKYLFQAKDFYDKHGGGAIIFARFLPIIRTFAPIVAGIVGMDKKKFAFFNVVGCIAWVVSMIVAGHFLYTFFLKQFNFDLKSHLEIIVLCIVAVTTVPVIIKLVFGKTKTTVDDLPK; translated from the coding sequence ATGTTTGATATATTCCTGGTCACGTTTCGTGACCTTCTGAACCCGGAGTTTTATATACAGAATGGTGGCTTGTGGTTACTGCTCTTTATTGTATTTGCCGAGACTGGTTTATTTGCGGGTTTCTTCCTGCCTGGCGACAGCCTGCTGTTTGTTGCAGGCATTTATAGTTTTGAACTTGCCAACGAGATCATTACTACCAATAATGAATACATGGCCCTGCTGGTTCTAATGGCTTTAATAACCGTAGCCGGTGTGATTGGTAATACAGTTGGCTACTGGTTTGGTAGTAAAAGTGGCCCTTACCTCTTTAGAAGAAAAGATACCTTTTTCTACAAGAAGAAGTACCTGTTCCAGGCAAAGGACTTCTACGATAAGCATGGTGGCGGAGCTATCATATTTGCAAGGTTCCTGCCTATCATCCGCACATTTGCTCCTATAGTAGCAGGTATAGTAGGCATGGACAAAAAGAAGTTTGCTTTTTTCAATGTAGTGGGATGTATAGCATGGGTGGTGAGTATGATTGTTGCCGGTCACTTTTTATATACATTTTTCCTTAAACAATTCAACTTCGACCTGAAGTCGCACCTCGAGATCATTGTGCTTTGTATTGTTGCTGTAACTACGGTTCCTGTTATTATCAAGCTTGTGTTTGGTAAAACAAAGACCACTGTTGACGATCTGCCTAAATAA
- a CDS encoding MFS transporter translates to MNKPAYGIFSIPVIVGALGYFVDIYDLLLFGIVRIPSLRSLGLSEEAIRTVGEFIISMQMAGLMIGGILWGIMGDRKGRLSVLFGSILLYSLANIANGMVQTVNQYALLRFIAGIGLAGELGAGITLVSELLSKEKRGIGTSMVAGIGLTGAVVAYYTSREFDWRTCYYIGGGMGLLLLILRVSVFESGMFKSIKEMNVQRGNILMFFNKRSRFYTYIKCILIGLPTWFVIGVLVTFSNNFAVEFGITEPVDPGRAIMFAYVGISIGDILIGLVSQWLRSRKKALYIFYGLTILFMGLFFIQRDGSASQMYFICAGLGFGTGFWAIFVTMAAEQFGTNIRATAATTVPNMVRGSLPLIIILFKWLREATDYITGGIITGAIIMVITITAAYFTKETFGKDLNFVEK, encoded by the coding sequence ATGAATAAGCCTGCTTATGGTATCTTCTCTATTCCTGTAATTGTAGGTGCCTTAGGTTATTTTGTAGATATCTACGATCTGCTGCTGTTCGGCATTGTCCGCATTCCCAGTTTGCGCTCTTTAGGACTGAGCGAAGAAGCTATACGTACCGTTGGTGAGTTCATCATCAGCATGCAAATGGCCGGGCTGATGATAGGAGGCATATTGTGGGGCATCATGGGCGACCGCAAAGGAAGGCTTAGCGTGTTGTTTGGTTCTATTCTTCTTTATTCTCTTGCTAACATAGCTAATGGTATGGTGCAAACGGTAAACCAGTATGCGCTGCTTCGTTTTATTGCAGGTATTGGTTTAGCGGGTGAGTTAGGTGCAGGTATCACATTGGTTTCTGAATTACTGTCAAAAGAAAAGCGTGGAATAGGAACATCTATGGTGGCGGGTATAGGCTTGACCGGCGCAGTGGTGGCTTATTATACTTCACGCGAATTTGATTGGCGAACCTGCTACTACATTGGTGGCGGCATGGGACTGCTGCTGCTCATACTGCGTGTTAGCGTGTTTGAAAGTGGCATGTTCAAAAGCATCAAAGAGATGAACGTGCAGCGCGGAAACATTCTTATGTTCTTCAACAAACGTAGCCGCTTTTATACTTATATAAAATGTATCCTTATTGGCCTGCCAACGTGGTTTGTAATTGGGGTGCTGGTTACCTTCTCTAACAATTTTGCTGTAGAATTTGGTATTACAGAACCAGTCGATCCGGGACGCGCCATCATGTTTGCTTATGTTGGAATTTCTATTGGGGATATATTGATAGGACTGGTGAGCCAGTGGCTTCGCAGCAGGAAAAAAGCCTTGTACATTTTCTACGGTCTGACCATCCTGTTCATGGGACTTTTCTTTATCCAGCGCGATGGTTCTGCATCGCAGATGTACTTTATCTGCGCAGGTCTGGGTTTTGGTACCGGCTTCTGGGCAATTTTTGTAACCATGGCTGCCGAACAATTTGGCACCAACATCAGAGCTACTGCAGCTACCACTGTTCCTAATATGGTTCGGGGATCGCTGCCTCTGATCATCATTCTGTTTAAATGGCTAAGAGAGGCAACTGATTATATAACCGGTGGAATAATCACTGGAGCAATCATAATGGTTATTACTATTACAGCAGCTTATTTTACAAAAGAAACTTTTGGAAAAGACCTGAACTTCGTAGAGAAATAG
- a CDS encoding glycosyltransferase family 9 protein has translation MQEKETIDEKVAQKPVKILIIRFSSIGDIVLTTPIIRCVKQQVQNAEVHYVTKYAYRHILEHNPYIDKLHLLQDDLPNLIKELQQQNFDFIIDLHHNLRTLKVKRALKAKSYSFNKLNLHKWLLTALKINLLPKVHIVDRYLDTVKPLGVKNDGQGLDYFLGKHDHVPDDHIPHSHYFGYIAVVIGAAHNTKKLPIHKLQEFCKSIDYPIILLGGPEDRKDGDAIAAVDDVKVYNSCGKFTLNESADLVRRAKLVVTHDTGLMHIAAAFKKPIISVWGNTVPSFGMTPFYGFASQTEDRMEVKNLWCRPCSKIGYSRCPLGHFKCMEKHDIQEMVMRAIAKVK, from the coding sequence ATGCAGGAAAAGGAAACTATAGATGAAAAGGTGGCGCAAAAGCCGGTGAAGATCCTCATCATTCGCTTTAGTTCTATCGGCGACATTGTGCTTACCACACCGATTATACGATGTGTAAAACAACAGGTGCAAAATGCCGAAGTGCATTATGTAACCAAGTACGCTTACCGCCACATATTGGAGCACAACCCATACATTGATAAACTGCACCTTCTACAGGACGACCTGCCGAATTTGATAAAAGAACTGCAGCAGCAAAATTTTGACTTCATTATTGATCTGCACCACAACCTGCGTACTCTAAAGGTGAAGCGGGCTCTAAAGGCTAAGTCATATTCTTTCAATAAACTGAACCTACACAAGTGGCTGCTGACAGCATTGAAAATAAACCTGCTTCCCAAGGTTCATATTGTAGATCGATATTTAGATACAGTTAAACCGCTTGGGGTAAAAAATGATGGTCAAGGATTGGATTATTTTCTTGGAAAGCACGATCATGTGCCGGATGATCACATACCACACTCTCATTATTTTGGCTACATAGCCGTAGTGATAGGCGCAGCGCATAACACCAAAAAGCTGCCCATTCACAAGCTGCAGGAGTTTTGCAAAAGCATAGACTATCCAATTATTCTACTAGGCGGACCTGAAGATAGAAAAGATGGTGATGCTATAGCGGCTGTAGATGATGTGAAGGTTTACAACTCATGCGGCAAGTTTACTTTGAATGAAAGTGCCGACCTGGTGCGGCGGGCAAAGCTGGTGGTAACGCATGACACAGGATTGATGCATATTGCTGCTGCTTTTAAAAAACCCATCATCAGCGTGTGGGGCAATACGGTTCCTTCGTTTGGTATGACACCTTTTTATGGTTTCGCTTCTCAAACCGAAGATAGGATGGAGGTGAAAAACTTGTGGTGCAGGCCGTGCAGTAAAATTGGCTACAGTCGTTGCCCTTTAGGACATTTTAAATGCATGGAGAAACACGATATACAAGAGATGGTTATGCGTGCAATAGCAAAAGTGAAATAA
- a CDS encoding energy transducer TonB: MKPEVILQSDLLDIIFYNRNQEYGAYKLRKEYNSRMAKAMLFTLAFVLLLVFLKSVNGKQDPDHQKAVTIPVVDVKIQDVELPEKKIVKHVKPVAPKQIAQVANPSIKIVPDHMADKDVKTQRELEERVIGVVDVDGVDGRDGPPLLPPSDGVEGGTIAKIIEEEAPKEMQPLTIAEEMPEFPGGVAALHKFLLRHLRHPEDLEDGQKVVVRIKFVVDAEGAINQLQVLETGAGLETEVLRVVKKMPRWKPGRQNGRYVPVYFQLPVTFVGQN; this comes from the coding sequence ATGAAACCCGAAGTGATTCTTCAAAGCGATCTTTTAGATATTATTTTTTACAACCGCAACCAGGAATATGGTGCGTATAAGCTCCGCAAAGAGTACAACAGCCGCATGGCTAAAGCAATGCTTTTTACATTGGCCTTTGTTTTACTATTAGTGTTCTTGAAATCTGTAAATGGAAAACAAGATCCAGATCATCAGAAAGCAGTGACCATACCTGTGGTAGATGTAAAGATCCAGGACGTTGAGTTGCCTGAAAAGAAAATTGTGAAGCATGTAAAGCCGGTAGCACCAAAACAAATAGCACAAGTAGCTAATCCTTCTATCAAGATAGTTCCGGATCACATGGCTGATAAAGATGTAAAAACCCAGCGCGAACTAGAGGAGAGGGTGATTGGAGTGGTGGATGTAGATGGTGTAGATGGTAGAGATGGTCCTCCGTTATTGCCACCATCTGATGGCGTAGAAGGAGGAACAATTGCCAAGATTATAGAGGAAGAAGCACCTAAAGAAATGCAGCCATTAACGATCGCTGAAGAGATGCCTGAGTTTCCGGGTGGAGTGGCTGCACTACACAAGTTTTTACTGCGTCACCTTAGGCACCCTGAGGACCTGGAGGATGGTCAGAAAGTTGTAGTAAGAATAAAATTTGTAGTGGATGCAGAAGGTGCTATCAACCAATTGCAGGTATTAGAAACAGGAGCAGGTTTGGAAACAGAAGTTTTACGTGTAGTGAAGAAAATGCCAAGGTGGAAACCAGGCAGGCAGAACGGTAGATATGTTCCGGTATATTTTCAACTGCCTGTTACGTTCGTAGGCCAGAATTGA
- a CDS encoding PstS family phosphate ABC transporter substrate-binding protein produces MKKILSFIILVSFLTVSCNNTSNKNEEIRETTSKGRIRISVDESFQPVMQEQLKVFHSAYPNATVIAEYKPEAECLRDLQNDSTRMIVISRGLTAGEDKFYQEKLKYRPVYDEVAEDAVAVVVNTSQADSVFTLDEIRALLLGTSKKNLNVAVDGNSATSTVRYLIDSVLQGKPLGKNVTGAKSSEDLINYIATTPGAIGFVGVSWVTNPQSQQQEQALQKVKMALLECKNYCESDEFARPSQQTIMFRQYPLVRGLHYVLKENFSGLGSGLVNFMTLERGQLIFRRALLVPMQMQFNRRRTNLTE; encoded by the coding sequence ATGAAAAAAATCTTATCATTTATCATACTCGTTTCATTTCTTACAGTTAGTTGTAATAACACCAGCAACAAAAACGAAGAAATACGAGAGACAACATCAAAGGGTAGAATACGAATAAGTGTTGACGAAAGCTTTCAACCGGTAATGCAAGAGCAGTTGAAAGTTTTTCATTCAGCTTATCCTAATGCTACCGTTATTGCCGAATACAAGCCCGAGGCGGAATGCCTGCGTGATCTGCAAAATGATAGCACCAGGATGATAGTAATATCCAGGGGACTTACTGCTGGAGAAGACAAATTTTACCAGGAAAAACTTAAGTACCGGCCGGTATACGATGAAGTGGCCGAAGACGCCGTGGCAGTGGTAGTGAACACTTCCCAAGCCGACAGTGTTTTTACACTTGATGAAATACGTGCGCTACTGCTTGGTACCAGCAAAAAGAATCTAAATGTGGCAGTAGATGGTAACTCTGCAACAAGCACCGTCAGGTATTTGATAGACTCGGTGCTACAAGGTAAACCACTTGGTAAAAATGTAACCGGAGCAAAAAGTAGTGAAGACCTAATCAATTATATTGCAACCACACCTGGTGCTATTGGTTTTGTGGGCGTAAGCTGGGTAACAAACCCTCAATCGCAACAACAAGAGCAGGCGCTGCAAAAAGTAAAGATGGCGCTGCTGGAATGTAAAAACTATTGTGAAAGTGATGAATTTGCCCGCCCATCACAACAAACAATTATGTTTCGGCAATACCCTTTGGTACGTGGCTTGCACTATGTGCTTAAGGAAAACTTCTCAGGTTTAGGTTCTGGATTAGTAAATTTTATGACGCTGGAAAGAGGGCAGTTAATATTTAGAAGAGCTTTACTTGTACCAATGCAAATGCAATTTAACAGAAGGAGAACAAACCTTACCGAATAA